A window of the Anthonomus grandis grandis chromosome 9, icAntGran1.3, whole genome shotgun sequence genome harbors these coding sequences:
- the LOC126740185 gene encoding uncharacterized protein LOC126740185, whose product MGKHKRKDKSRSRSRGRARSKRSLSKEYGDLRRHRKISRLEREKEKAHRSRSRSSSRKSKGSSNAIRKIKTHGGRSRYRARRSPSETSVRRDRIERDRRSHDSGSRSPSVAISLYSRGRTSRTTAHDSRSRSVSHCLDTENIITDTGPAQGKNGILIEDDSPVLVLSEDTLLSEETRNMLGPDPSSVKKSSFKLHPAVEAIWSYILPFGLSKEETDEFLKKYEMPENCKLLLPPKINPEIEAGMNSLYAVRDQTHTGYQALLSQSLYALGLALNALLGDDLKMPKESKEKVLVPVADAGRILCNLFNSISNKRRQLITPMMNKQIKKLVDKIPPGEFLFETNLGEKIQALRAMEKVGREIRPVPVTRFTPRAQPFIPGTSEKRSGGGGNKPSTSAQGNRGRPFHYRREMRTQKGRPSTYKAAPQKKR is encoded by the coding sequence AAGCAAGGAATATGGCGACCTACGTCGACACCGGAAAATATCTAGGCttgagagagagaaagagaaggCGCACAGGTCGCGGTCTCGGTCAAGTTCTAGAAAAAGCAAAGGTTCCTCGAATGCgattaggaaaataaaaacacatGGCGGGAGATCTCGTTATCGCGCTCGTCGTTCTCCGAGTGAGACGAGTGTGCGTAGGGATCGGATAGAAAGGGACAGACGAAGCCATGATAGTGGGAGTCGCAGCCCGAGTGTTGCGATCTCGCTTTATAGTCGGGGCCGTACGTCGCGTACTACGGCGCACGATTCGAGGTCTCGTTCTGTAAGCCATTGCTTAGATACAGAGAATATTATCACGGACACAGGTCCGGCTCAGGgaaaaaatggaattttgaTAGAAGATGACTCTCCGGTCTTAGTTTTATCTGAGGATACTCTACTATCCGAGGAGACAAGAAACATGCTGGGCCCGGACCCTAGCAGTGTTAAAAAGTCTAGTTTTAAATTGCACCCGGCCGTTGAGGCAATATGGTCATATATTTTGCCTTTTGGCCTATCCAAAGAAGAAACCGAcgagtttcttaaaaaatatgaaatgccGGAAAATTGTAAGCTTTTATTGCCTCCCAAAATAAATCCGGAGATTGAAGCCGGCATGAATTCTTTATACGCTGTTAGAGACCAGACTCATACTGGGTACCAAGCTTTACTTAGCCAATCTCTTTACGCGTTAGGTCTAGCTTTAAACGCCCTTTTGGGGGACGATTTAAAAATGCCGAAAGAgtcaaaagaaaaagttttggttcCAGTGGCGGACGCTGGTCGCATTTTGTGTAACCTTTTTAACTCAATATCCAATAAAAGGCGTCAATTAATTACTCCTATGatgaataaacaaataaaaaagttggtaGACAAAATACCACCTggagaatttttatttgaaaccaATTTAGGGGAAAAAATTCAGGCTTTAAGGGCCATGGAAAAAGTTGGCAGGGAAATACGACCAGTACCTGTCACGCGGTTTACCCCTCGTGCACAGCCCTTTATCCCCGGAACTTCAGAAAAGAGGAGTGGGGGGGGAGGAAATAAACCTTCCACGAGTGCACAGGGAAACAGAGGACGCCCGTTCCATTACAGAAGGGAAATGAGAACACAGAAAGGGCGACCTTCGACATACAAAGCAGCTCCTCAAAAGAAGCGCTAG